The following proteins are co-located in the Myroides profundi genome:
- a CDS encoding GlxA family transcriptional regulator: MNTPLHHIGFLLLPQVQLLDFAGPSDVFNTANQLIIKTATSALTQYQIHLISGTVDKSVITSAGISVQCDYTIYDQHIPLDTLLIAGSKADLTHEYDPAVLHWIKGIQPTVKRIGSICIGAFLLAKTGLLTNKKVTTHWQYAKVLQDTYPSIRLTYDHFYIKDDNIYTSGGITSGIDLALALIEEDNGYTLASDVSRYLVVNLKRTNTQELYSTLIPADIDLTPLVRKVKQYITDHLTQQAVTIAELADHVYMSERNFSRVFKKETGMTPGAFNDCVRIEYAKRLLESTTYSIVEIATQVGYTSDHVFRKAFAKLVKVTPTHYRSVYQSTRINL; this comes from the coding sequence ATGAATACCCCACTACATCATATCGGATTTCTATTATTACCTCAAGTACAGCTACTGGACTTCGCAGGGCCGAGTGATGTATTCAATACTGCTAATCAACTCATAATCAAAACAGCTACATCCGCACTTACTCAATATCAAATCCACTTAATCTCTGGAACAGTAGACAAAAGTGTAATTACTAGTGCAGGCATTAGTGTACAGTGTGATTATACCATTTATGACCAACATATTCCTTTAGATACGTTACTCATCGCTGGGTCTAAGGCAGACCTAACGCATGAGTATGATCCAGCTGTGTTGCATTGGATAAAGGGAATACAACCTACTGTAAAGCGTATAGGTTCTATCTGTATAGGGGCTTTTTTACTAGCCAAAACAGGATTACTAACCAATAAAAAAGTAACTACACACTGGCAATATGCTAAAGTGCTTCAAGATACTTACCCTTCTATTCGACTAACCTATGATCACTTTTATATCAAAGATGACAATATCTATACTTCTGGAGGAATTACTTCTGGTATAGACTTAGCGCTAGCCTTAATAGAAGAAGACAATGGATATACCCTAGCCTCTGATGTATCACGATATCTAGTAGTGAATCTAAAAAGAACAAACACACAAGAACTCTATAGTACATTAATCCCTGCTGATATAGACCTCACTCCATTAGTTAGAAAAGTAAAACAGTATATCACAGATCATCTAACTCAGCAAGCAGTGACTATTGCAGAACTTGCAGATCATGTCTATATGAGTGAACGCAATTTTTCTAGGGTATTTAAGAAAGAAACAGGAATGACTCCAGGTGCTTTTAATGACTGTGTAAGGATAGAATATGCTAAGCGTCTATTAGAATCTACAACTTACTCTATAGTAGAAATAGCTACTCAAGTAGGATATACTTCTGATCATGTATTTAGGAAAGCATTTGCCAAACTGGTCAAAGTCACTCCTACTCATTATAGAAGTGTGTACCAATCTACGAGAATTAACCTTTAG
- a CDS encoding TonB-dependent receptor — protein MLKHFTIITRPTQLTIIILSLFIHFISYGQNTRPPISIKVQNEYGMAIPTAVVMLKSDKESVLELTDEAGEVTFKLVPDNYLLEVQHISYSFYSQKLNTLTHNNFTVVLKAETNQLEEVVITAKEGTGLTSTSVINRRAMQHLQPSSFADLMELVPGGRAQDPYLGGVNKIQLREVGRVSSNIGGVGNKQYDTSSLGTLFVVDGAQLNSGANLQYTYGYMDNVSSGVNKNINISSGVDMRTISTDQIEKVEIIRGIPSVEYGNLTSGVVKITKKSGYSKWQARFKADGYSKLFAVNKGFESKDSSFKVNVGLDYLNAKPEPRNDLESYKRVTGTVRVSKDKNLNNGGLFSWVSNLSYTGSIDDAKSDPDIDLTGANKYKVDNQFYSLSNIVTYESRNESFFRSIELQTTFNQRFDKINQTKFVQLEAATALPLSTVDGEYDGFFPTANYIAESVVDGKPLDIFAKVVSAFRYKMSAISTDIRAGIDWQYSKNNGRGQVYDIYKPLDPKSTYRNRAYKDIPAYVTTALFAEHISSAKFGQHGLTLALGARGSIMQNLSNDFTMSGKMYIDPRVNVQWTLPSFVVANKEAKVDLTLGWGQQRLFPDLNLLYPEKYYRDVQQLNYFHSNPDYRTVNYKTSVFDPQNKALTPALNNKLEARLDLNWGFHQLTFTVFKERMSNGFRTMNQYGIFDYKRYDTSSIDHDHITSTPNKEDLPYEQFNENFLYNVSRNGSRTDKEGIEFQYSSNRIPVINTRITINGAWFRTKQGNSLPTYRRGNSNANVNGKPYPYLGLYDEMEPKSKYEQLNSNLLLDTYIPKLDLQFSTSFQFNWYYLAKNEPMNGMPSYYVGVDGELRPYDAEGAKGTLLEQLVIPQHSNADKSRRTPMLMDVNLKLSKSFRNKQITVSMFANKLFTYYAPYSVNGTKVNRKGLRDPYFGMEINFNL, from the coding sequence ATGCTCAAACACTTTACTATTATCACACGACCAACCCAACTAACTATTATTATCTTATCGCTATTCATTCACTTTATCAGTTATGGGCAGAATACTCGTCCTCCTATCTCGATCAAAGTGCAGAATGAGTATGGAATGGCTATTCCTACAGCTGTGGTGATGCTAAAAAGTGATAAAGAGTCTGTCTTAGAACTTACAGACGAGGCAGGAGAAGTAACTTTTAAACTAGTGCCTGATAACTACCTTTTAGAAGTACAGCACATCAGTTATTCTTTTTACAGCCAAAAGCTAAATACCTTAACGCACAATAATTTTACAGTTGTCTTAAAGGCTGAAACGAATCAATTAGAAGAAGTCGTGATTACAGCTAAAGAAGGAACGGGACTTACGAGTACTTCTGTGATTAATAGAAGAGCTATGCAACATCTACAGCCTTCTAGTTTTGCTGACTTAATGGAATTAGTACCAGGGGGTAGAGCACAAGATCCATATCTAGGTGGTGTCAATAAAATACAACTGAGAGAAGTAGGTAGAGTAAGCTCTAATATAGGGGGTGTTGGAAATAAACAATATGACACTTCTTCTCTTGGGACTTTATTTGTAGTAGATGGAGCACAACTGAACTCGGGTGCAAACCTTCAGTATACTTATGGCTATATGGATAATGTTTCATCAGGTGTTAATAAGAATATCAATATTAGCTCAGGTGTTGATATGCGTACAATATCAACAGACCAAATAGAGAAAGTAGAAATCATAAGAGGAATCCCTTCTGTAGAATATGGTAACCTTACTTCTGGTGTAGTAAAGATCACGAAGAAGAGTGGATATTCTAAATGGCAAGCACGTTTTAAAGCAGATGGATATAGTAAACTATTTGCGGTTAATAAAGGTTTTGAATCTAAGGATAGTAGCTTTAAGGTAAATGTAGGGTTAGATTATCTAAATGCTAAACCAGAACCTCGCAATGATTTAGAGAGTTATAAGCGTGTGACAGGTACTGTACGCGTGAGTAAGGATAAGAATTTAAACAATGGAGGATTGTTCTCTTGGGTATCTAATCTAAGTTATACAGGGTCTATAGATGATGCTAAGTCTGATCCAGATATTGACCTGACAGGTGCGAATAAATATAAAGTGGATAATCAGTTCTATAGTCTGAGTAATATAGTGACTTATGAGAGTAGAAATGAATCCTTCTTTAGAAGTATAGAATTACAGACTACGTTTAATCAACGTTTCGATAAGATTAACCAGACAAAGTTTGTACAGCTAGAGGCAGCTACAGCATTGCCACTTTCTACGGTGGATGGTGAGTACGATGGTTTTTTTCCTACGGCTAATTATATTGCAGAGAGCGTAGTAGATGGTAAGCCACTAGATATCTTCGCTAAGGTAGTGAGTGCATTTCGTTATAAGATGTCTGCTATTTCTACAGATATACGTGCTGGTATTGATTGGCAGTATAGTAAGAATAACGGTAGAGGTCAGGTCTATGATATCTATAAGCCTTTAGATCCTAAATCTACTTATAGAAATAGAGCATATAAGGATATTCCTGCTTATGTAACGACGGCTTTGTTTGCAGAGCATATTTCTTCTGCGAAATTTGGACAACACGGTCTAACATTAGCATTAGGTGCGAGAGGATCTATTATGCAAAACTTGTCTAATGATTTCACTATGAGTGGAAAGATGTATATCGATCCACGTGTGAATGTACAATGGACATTACCCTCTTTTGTAGTAGCGAATAAGGAAGCAAAAGTAGACTTAACGTTAGGATGGGGACAGCAGAGACTATTCCCTGACCTAAATCTTCTTTATCCTGAGAAATATTATAGAGACGTTCAGCAGTTAAACTATTTTCATAGTAATCCTGATTATCGTACAGTTAATTATAAAACGAGCGTTTTTGACCCACAGAACAAAGCATTGACACCTGCTTTAAACAATAAGCTAGAGGCTAGGTTAGATTTGAATTGGGGTTTTCATCAGCTGACTTTTACGGTGTTTAAAGAAAGAATGAGCAACGGGTTTAGAACGATGAACCAGTATGGAATCTTTGATTATAAGAGATATGATACTTCTAGTATAGATCATGATCATATCACAAGTACACCTAATAAAGAAGATCTTCCTTATGAGCAGTTTAATGAAAACTTCTTATACAATGTCTCTCGTAATGGTAGTAGAACAGATAAGGAAGGAATAGAGTTTCAGTATAGTTCTAATAGAATACCTGTTATTAATACTCGTATTACAATTAATGGGGCATGGTTTAGAACTAAACAAGGCAATAGCTTACCAACCTATAGACGTGGTAACTCTAATGCAAATGTGAATGGTAAGCCTTATCCGTACCTAGGACTATACGATGAGATGGAACCTAAGAGCAAATATGAACAGCTAAATAGTAATCTATTATTAGATACGTACATCCCTAAACTAGATTTACAATTCTCTACTTCATTTCAGTTTAACTGGTACTACTTAGCAAAGAATGAACCGATGAATGGAATGCCTAGCTACTATGTAGGAGTAGATGGAGAATTACGACCTTATGATGCAGAAGGGGCAAAGGGAACATTATTAGAACAATTAGTAATCCCACAACATAGCAATGCTGATAAATCTAGGAGAACACCTATGCTGATGGATGTGAACTTAAAGCTATCTAAGAGCTTTAGAAACAAGCAGATCACAGTGTCTATGTTCGCTAATAAGTTATTTACCTACTATGCTCCATATTCTGTGAATGGGACTAAGGTAAACAGAAAGGGGCTAAGAGACCCTTACTTCGGAATGGAAATAAATTTTAATCTATAA
- a CDS encoding DUF4876 domain-containing protein: protein MIKRLLQSLSLLLVVLGFNACSSDDNSNMTGDEQTFVTFWINDPQDAKIEEIKQMTIKLTELNSNKKTELVYEGDKKIQKALPTGTYDITVEGVITHKVNGVVEESKVGNFIKGVVISGREMTKAIDIVFKTSSTGFVIEEVFFAGTKTPQGLQYTDDQYFKITNNSDEVLYLDGMLFVQSKFMTNDKQDYTPNIMSEALSAGAILQFPGKGKDHPVEPGKSVIFAENAINHKEFNSNSIDLTNAEFQNFRDGVHDVVGLKAAKMITIHDELVINIQGSYAYALVKMPEGMTTEKLVVDNIYDYEYEMIFGGEAYPSVDSAIKIPNSWIVDAVNLGIADEYMWNVTSPSVDMGYTYITQHVGDEGRYGKAVRRNVLGKNAAGNNVLKDTNNSTVDFAPAVRPSLFKY from the coding sequence ATGATAAAACGACTTTTACAATCATTAAGCTTACTACTAGTGGTATTAGGTTTTAATGCTTGTTCTTCTGATGACAATAGCAATATGACAGGGGATGAGCAGACTTTCGTAACATTCTGGATTAATGATCCTCAAGATGCGAAGATAGAAGAGATAAAACAGATGACTATTAAGTTGACAGAACTAAACTCTAATAAGAAAACAGAGTTAGTATATGAAGGAGATAAGAAAATACAGAAAGCACTTCCTACAGGTACTTATGATATCACAGTAGAAGGTGTAATCACACATAAGGTAAATGGTGTAGTAGAGGAGAGTAAAGTAGGTAACTTTATTAAAGGTGTAGTGATCTCGGGTAGAGAAATGACTAAGGCTATCGATATAGTATTTAAAACAAGTAGTACAGGTTTTGTAATAGAAGAGGTATTCTTCGCAGGGACTAAGACACCACAAGGACTTCAGTATACAGATGACCAATACTTCAAAATAACAAATAACTCTGATGAGGTATTATATTTAGATGGAATGTTATTTGTACAATCTAAGTTTATGACAAACGATAAGCAAGATTATACACCTAATATTATGAGTGAGGCATTGTCTGCTGGAGCTATTTTACAGTTCCCTGGTAAAGGAAAAGACCACCCAGTAGAACCAGGTAAGTCAGTAATCTTTGCAGAGAATGCTATTAACCATAAAGAATTTAACAGCAACTCAATTGATTTGACTAATGCAGAATTTCAGAACTTTAGAGATGGAGTACATGATGTAGTAGGATTAAAAGCAGCTAAAATGATTACGATTCACGATGAATTAGTGATTAATATTCAAGGAAGTTATGCTTATGCTTTAGTGAAAATGCCTGAGGGAATGACAACGGAGAAGTTAGTAGTAGATAATATATATGATTATGAGTACGAAATGATATTCGGAGGAGAAGCATATCCTAGTGTTGATTCTGCTATTAAAATTCCAAACTCATGGATAGTAGATGCTGTAAACTTAGGTATTGCAGATGAGTATATGTGGAATGTAACATCTCCATCAGTAGATATGGGATATACTTATATCACACAACATGTAGGGGATGAAGGAAGATATGGTAAGGCTGTAAGAAGAAATGTATTAGGTAAGAATGCAGCAGGGAACAATGTTCTAAAAGATACTAATAATTCGACAGTTGACTTTGCACCTGCAGTAAGACCGTCATTATTTAAATATTAA
- a CDS encoding DUF6850 family outer membrane beta-barrel protein has translation MKHFHFGLCLLSLLSTVWGYGQQSDSLAIKVKEKQDVIRHFEEPIYVNPSHYLDYRKYSLTSFEIAKQNSKNETTLAQEGKNRDDLSFQANAYHKLDKHSAVWGSATYQQGKRRDVMWNESADYDLIFPYVVADSVGGDIKYEDYHIAGGYAQRLGKYNIGISGFYKAKMEYRNIDPRPKNLSARLGGNIGVSRVFEELFTIGVNTSIEKYTQKHKMDFYSPTGFPVIYEMSGMGNFNNLLKGKRREAYYDGWRYGTSLQVYDISQKKWFATVGMNMFSFEKLLPDFDDLQASKVKEVEHFLSVGKLFDVQATQLGVRLDGNMKTRKGTENLFVNVSATNYLKIGQEEQYKYENKSLRLSGVFKYESLNSVYSILPYIGISQEVERYKKPYSKTDIQYTYMGADLQWMYTFKDRSLLTVASNWKVRQTAKEKAAFNYGNSNAINQMLLDNYAVQIAEYWEGSFKVRYDFALPKVIDVFVGGEYYFQNYKQFQNNSSVMMSLGITF, from the coding sequence ATGAAGCACTTTCATTTTGGGTTATGTCTGTTGTCATTGTTGAGTACTGTATGGGGATATGGACAGCAGTCAGATTCATTGGCAATAAAAGTAAAGGAGAAGCAAGATGTAATACGTCATTTTGAAGAACCTATTTATGTCAATCCATCTCACTATTTAGACTATAGAAAGTACAGTTTAACTTCTTTCGAAATCGCAAAGCAGAATAGTAAGAATGAAACAACTTTAGCTCAAGAGGGCAAAAACAGAGATGATTTGTCTTTTCAAGCGAATGCATACCATAAATTAGATAAGCATAGTGCCGTGTGGGGCAGTGCTACTTATCAACAGGGTAAGCGAAGAGATGTAATGTGGAATGAGAGTGCAGATTACGACTTAATATTTCCGTATGTGGTAGCGGATAGCGTAGGTGGAGATATTAAGTATGAAGATTATCATATCGCTGGTGGTTATGCCCAACGATTAGGAAAGTACAATATCGGTATCTCTGGTTTTTATAAAGCGAAGATGGAATACCGTAATATAGACCCTAGACCTAAGAATCTCTCTGCTCGATTAGGAGGAAATATAGGTGTGAGTAGAGTATTTGAGGAGCTCTTTACTATAGGGGTAAATACCTCAATAGAGAAATATACACAGAAACACAAGATGGACTTTTATAGTCCTACTGGATTTCCTGTGATATATGAGATGAGTGGAATGGGAAACTTCAATAATCTATTGAAAGGAAAAAGAAGAGAGGCTTATTATGATGGTTGGAGGTATGGTACTTCTCTACAAGTATATGATATTTCTCAGAAGAAGTGGTTTGCCACAGTTGGAATGAATATGTTTAGTTTTGAGAAGTTACTACCTGATTTTGATGATTTGCAAGCTTCTAAAGTTAAAGAGGTAGAACACTTTTTATCTGTAGGGAAGCTATTTGATGTACAGGCTACTCAGTTAGGTGTTCGCTTAGATGGGAACATGAAGACGAGAAAGGGTACAGAGAATTTGTTTGTCAATGTGAGCGCTACGAACTATTTAAAGATAGGACAAGAAGAACAATATAAATACGAGAATAAGAGTCTTAGATTAAGTGGAGTATTTAAGTATGAAAGTTTAAATAGTGTGTATAGTATCTTACCGTATATAGGAATATCTCAAGAGGTAGAGCGTTATAAAAAGCCTTATTCTAAAACTGATATTCAGTATACCTATATGGGAGCAGATTTACAATGGATGTACACATTTAAAGATAGAAGCCTATTGACAGTAGCGTCTAATTGGAAGGTAAGACAAACTGCTAAAGAAAAGGCTGCTTTTAATTATGGAAATAGCAATGCTATAAATCAAATGCTACTTGATAACTATGCTGTTCAGATAGCAGAGTATTGGGAAGGAAGCTTTAAGGTTCGATATGATTTTGCTTTGCCGAAAGTAATAGATGTATTTGTAGGTGGAGAGTATTATTTCCAAAACTATAAGCAGTTTCAAAACAACAGTAGTGTGATGATGAGTTTAGGGATTACGTTTTAA
- a CDS encoding cytochrome-c peroxidase yields the protein MKKKVGVIIGAVLLFIGYTNFEVRSVSEYTEITDQYKRPISYWPSPIIDKSVKWKEFGAIEVDTLYYETQDLPEVVLGKALFFDPKLSKSNQISCSSCHDPEMGWTDHRQVSLGNDHLLGARNTPSLYNIAERSSFFWDGRALTLEEQAMGPLSAHHEMDMDVKSLPAKLSKYKEYKPLFKETYGDDKVTYERIVGAIATFQKTIKSQPSRFDKFMQGEYQYLTEQEIYGMHLFRTKAGCMNCHHGKYLTDESFHNIGLTYYKREYEDLGLYLHTKKAEDVGKFKTPSLRDLLVTKPWMHNGLMDDLEGIVNLYNSGMHMIDPTEEEKALDPLFPITDPLMKPLKLNEKEIKAIVAFLESMSGSYYKMERPIFPTK from the coding sequence ATGAAAAAAAAGGTAGGTGTTATTATTGGGGCGGTATTACTATTTATAGGCTACACTAATTTTGAGGTAAGATCCGTTTCAGAATACACAGAGATTACAGATCAATATAAAAGACCTATAAGCTATTGGCCTAGTCCGATAATAGATAAAAGTGTAAAATGGAAAGAGTTTGGGGCAATAGAGGTAGATACATTATATTATGAGACACAAGATTTACCAGAAGTAGTATTAGGTAAGGCACTGTTCTTTGATCCTAAGTTATCAAAGTCTAATCAGATATCGTGTAGCTCTTGTCACGATCCTGAAATGGGATGGACAGACCATAGACAGGTATCACTAGGGAATGATCATTTATTAGGAGCTAGGAATACTCCTTCTTTATACAATATTGCTGAGCGTAGTTCTTTCTTTTGGGATGGTAGAGCATTAACGTTAGAAGAGCAAGCGATGGGACCTTTATCTGCTCATCACGAAATGGATATGGATGTCAAATCACTACCAGCGAAGTTAAGCAAGTATAAAGAGTACAAACCTTTGTTTAAAGAAACTTACGGAGATGATAAAGTGACTTATGAAAGAATAGTGGGGGCAATAGCTACTTTTCAAAAGACAATCAAAAGTCAACCTAGTCGTTTCGACAAGTTTATGCAAGGAGAGTATCAGTACCTAACAGAACAAGAGATATATGGAATGCACTTATTTAGAACTAAGGCAGGATGTATGAATTGTCATCATGGTAAATATCTTACAGATGAGTCTTTTCACAATATAGGGTTGACATATTACAAGAGAGAGTACGAAGACTTAGGATTATACTTACATACTAAAAAGGCAGAAGATGTAGGTAAATTTAAAACTCCTTCTTTAAGAGACCTATTAGTGACTAAGCCATGGATGCATAATGGGTTAATGGATGACTTAGAAGGAATAGTGAATCTGTATAATAGTGGGATGCACATGATAGATCCTACAGAGGAAGAGAAAGCATTAGATCCGCTCTTCCCTATAACAGATCCATTGATGAAACCATTAAAATTAAACGAGAAAGAAATAAAAGCTATTGTAGCATTTTTAGAATCAATGTCAGGAAGTTACTATAAAATGGAACGTCCTATATTTCCAACGAAGTAA
- a CDS encoding TonB-dependent receptor, with product MTRLYQVIQVLLVTFTVLFCSSVFAQSSKLQLKIVLQDAQNKNINNASIQVTGTKESQLKVSDDQGIAIFDLKADTYTVEVFHIGYGSSSTVVNLLQSQTLPITLTAASNLLEEMVITATESKGLTSTSVINRQAMEHLQPSSFADLMELLPGGQAKDPKLTVANAALIRENNPGEKYATGALGVQFMVDDNIINTNADMQVSVGGAKTSHIGVDMRSLATNDIESVEVIRGIPTAAYGDLSSGLIKINRKIGYTPLQARFKVDGFSKLYYVGKGIDTKTGWKLNASVDFLDAKNDPTDVLQNYKRISSSLRSDRTFVVGGYDLSWKANFDYSGTVDNDKFDPDTGYDRTDSYKNKKQYFSLGNNLKLDFGKEALFKNITLNAYVSQGIEDIKETIFIQQNGRVAIPVGNETGENEGVFLPTSYIATSKTEGRPLNINTKLQSELGFSTFGIKHHGEVGIDFRYSKNNGRGELFDPLLPPSVGTMKRPRPFNEVPASQILAAYVGDRMEYDLGQHHLQLYAGVRMSKLLGVGKEFSISDRVFAEPRVNFQWGLPKLKMGQEYLKTDITVGYGELYKQPTLALLYPQDRYFDMVQVSYLDPKTDNAYAQFYTYRMPLANHSLIGAKNTKKEIRLDLEYSKHKFYITYFDEKMTTGFRDMTQFMGFEYKRYESKDIVWNDELGKPDLDQSPYSYRQDMMQYTHTENGSSTLKEGIEFGYSSPRFEGINTRITLNGAWFKTTYSNSASILWRPGISVNGQQYLYTGIYADDNGNRRSSLVYNVVVDTYLPSLDMNISASLQGDVFRRNLNLNRVAAPYAYMGIDNVVHPYTEESANDPLLQHLVRPVSKTDGMEERRPFTFNANFKISKRIYKSVKASMFVNRLFTHYSSYTYNGVNVNRKDDSGPYFGMEINFNI from the coding sequence ATGACACGCTTATATCAAGTTATTCAAGTCTTACTTGTTACTTTTACAGTCTTGTTCTGTTCTTCTGTTTTTGCACAATCTTCTAAGTTGCAATTGAAGATCGTATTGCAAGATGCTCAAAATAAAAATATTAATAATGCTAGTATTCAGGTAACTGGAACGAAAGAGTCACAGTTAAAGGTTAGTGATGATCAAGGTATTGCTATTTTTGATTTGAAAGCTGATACTTATACTGTTGAGGTATTTCATATTGGTTATGGAAGTTCTTCTACTGTAGTTAATTTACTTCAAAGTCAGACATTACCTATTACGTTGACAGCAGCTTCTAATCTATTAGAAGAAATGGTCATTACTGCTACGGAGAGCAAAGGACTTACTTCTACTTCGGTGATTAATCGTCAAGCGATGGAACATTTACAACCATCGAGCTTTGCTGATTTAATGGAACTATTACCTGGAGGGCAAGCAAAGGATCCTAAACTTACGGTAGCGAATGCTGCTTTAATTAGAGAGAATAACCCAGGAGAGAAATATGCAACAGGTGCATTAGGGGTACAGTTTATGGTAGATGATAATATTATCAATACTAATGCAGATATGCAGGTATCTGTTGGAGGAGCTAAGACTTCTCATATAGGAGTGGATATGCGTAGTTTGGCAACTAATGATATCGAAAGTGTTGAGGTTATTCGTGGTATACCTACGGCTGCCTATGGAGATTTGAGTTCTGGTCTGATTAAGATAAATAGAAAGATAGGGTATACACCACTACAAGCTCGTTTTAAAGTAGACGGTTTTAGCAAACTATATTATGTAGGGAAAGGAATAGATACGAAGACAGGATGGAAACTGAATGCAAGCGTAGATTTCTTGGACGCTAAGAACGATCCTACAGATGTCCTTCAGAACTATAAGAGAATATCATCATCATTGAGATCAGATAGAACATTTGTAGTAGGAGGATATGATCTGAGTTGGAAAGCAAATTTTGATTATAGTGGTACTGTTGATAACGATAAGTTTGATCCAGATACAGGTTATGATAGAACAGATAGTTATAAGAATAAAAAGCAGTACTTTTCATTAGGTAACAATCTAAAACTTGACTTTGGCAAAGAAGCTTTATTCAAGAATATAACCTTGAATGCTTATGTATCTCAAGGAATAGAAGATATTAAGGAGACTATCTTTATACAGCAGAATGGACGTGTAGCTATTCCTGTTGGAAATGAAACAGGAGAGAATGAAGGTGTATTTTTACCAACTTCATATATAGCAACTTCTAAGACAGAAGGACGCCCTTTAAATATCAATACAAAGTTACAGTCAGAATTAGGTTTTTCTACTTTTGGGATTAAACATCATGGAGAAGTAGGGATTGACTTTAGATACTCAAAGAATAATGGTAGAGGAGAGTTATTCGATCCTTTATTACCTCCTTCTGTAGGTACTATGAAACGTCCTCGTCCTTTTAACGAAGTACCAGCTTCTCAGATATTAGCTGCTTATGTAGGTGATCGTATGGAATATGATTTAGGCCAACATCACTTACAATTATATGCAGGAGTTAGAATGTCTAAATTATTAGGTGTTGGAAAAGAGTTTAGCATTAGTGATAGGGTATTTGCAGAGCCACGTGTCAACTTCCAATGGGGACTTCCTAAACTAAAGATGGGACAAGAATATCTGAAAACAGATATCACAGTAGGATATGGAGAACTGTATAAGCAACCTACTTTAGCTCTACTATATCCACAAGATCGTTACTTTGATATGGTGCAAGTAAGTTACTTAGATCCTAAGACAGATAATGCATACGCACAGTTTTATACTTACAGAATGCCTTTGGCTAATCACAGTCTGATAGGGGCGAAGAATACGAAGAAAGAGATTCGTCTAGATTTAGAATATAGTAAGCACAAGTTTTATATCACCTACTTCGATGAGAAGATGACAACAGGCTTTAGAGATATGACTCAGTTTATGGGGTTTGAGTATAAGCGATATGAGTCTAAAGATATAGTGTGGAATGACGAGTTAGGTAAGCCAGATTTAGATCAATCCCCATATTCATACAGACAAGACATGATGCAGTATACACATACTGAAAATGGAAGCTCAACATTAAAAGAAGGAATAGAGTTTGGATATTCTTCACCTCGTTTTGAAGGGATCAATACTCGTATTACTTTAAATGGAGCATGGTTTAAAACGACGTATTCTAATAGTGCTTCTATTCTTTGGAGACCTGGTATCTCTGTAAATGGACAACAGTATTTATACACAGGTATTTATGCAGATGACAATGGGAATAGAAGATCATCTCTAGTGTACAATGTAGTTGTAGATACTTATTTGCCTAGCTTGGATATGAATATATCTGCCTCTTTACAAGGAGATGTGTTTAGAAGAAACCTAAACCTAAATAGAGTTGCTGCTCCTTATGCATATATGGGAATAGATAATGTAGTTCATCCTTATACAGAAGAAAGTGCAAATGATCCATTACTACAACATTTAGTTAGACCAGTTTCTAAGACAGATGGTATGGAGGAGAGAAGACCATTTACATTTAATGCTAATTTTAAAATATCAAAGAGAATATATAAATCAGTAAAGGCATCGATGTTTGTTAATCGATTATTCACACACTATTCTTCATATACATATAATGGAGTGAATGTAAATAGAAAAGATGATAGCGGACCTTACTTTGGAATGGAAATAAACTTCAATATTTAA